One genomic window of Candidatus Methylacidithermus pantelleriae includes the following:
- the pth gene encoding aminoacyl-tRNA hydrolase, translating to MTPRLIVGLGNPGETYRHTRHNLGFAVVEELARQKKVVFKKDARGDWEAAVWDGDRWLVKPLSYMNLSGPVVATCLETLGLGPELLLVVVDDLSLPVGKIRLRSRGSSGGHRGLASIERALGTQAYARLRCGIGPLPAGVRARDFVLARFREEEAEVVESMIRKAVEAIQYASQKGLAAAMSLFNSGSSEKV from the coding sequence TTGATTGTTGGCTTGGGCAACCCCGGAGAAACCTACCGCCATACTCGGCACAATCTTGGCTTTGCTGTGGTGGAAGAACTGGCCCGGCAAAAGAAGGTGGTCTTCAAGAAAGATGCCCGGGGCGACTGGGAAGCGGCTGTATGGGACGGAGATCGGTGGCTTGTCAAACCCCTTAGCTACATGAACCTTTCGGGTCCGGTGGTTGCAACCTGTCTCGAAACGTTGGGTCTTGGGCCAGAGCTATTGCTGGTGGTCGTAGATGATCTTTCTCTCCCGGTAGGAAAAATCCGGTTGCGTTCGCGGGGGAGCTCGGGAGGCCATCGGGGCCTCGCATCCATCGAGAGGGCTCTGGGCACACAAGCCTATGCGAGGCTACGGTGCGGTATCGGGCCTCTGCCTGCTGGGGTTAGAGCCCGGGATTTTGTGCTTGCCCGGTTTCGAGAAGAGGAAGCGGAGGTTGTCGAATCGATGATCCGTAAAGCGGTTGAAGCCATCCAGTATGCAAGCCAAAAAGGTCTTGCCGCAGCGATGAGCCTGTTCAATAGTGGCTCAAGCGAAAAGGTATGA